AGGCGTCGTTGTCGTCGAGCATCGCCCGCGGGTCCAGCCCCAGGGCCCGCGCCCGGCCCAGAGTGTCGGGGCGGACGATCGCCCCGGCGTTGTCCTCGGTGCCGTCAATGCCGTCGGTGTCGCAGGCCATCGCCGATACGCCGTCCAGGCCATCCAAGGCGATCGCAAGGGATAACAAATATTCGACATTGCGCCCACCGCGCCCGCCACCCGTGACCCGCACCGTGGTTTCCCCACCCGACAGCAAAATTCGTCCGCGCCCGCCCGCCGCGACCTGGGCGCATGCCAATGCCGCGTGATCCTGGCCTAGGGTGCGCGCCTCACCTTCCAGGGCGTCGCCCAGGATCGCGACCCGATAACCGTCGGCACGGGCGAAATCCGCCGCCGCCTTCAACGCCCGTAGAGGTGTCGCGACAAGGATCGTTTGCCCCCCTTCCAGACGCGGGTCGTCCGGCGCGGGGGTTTCGTCCTCGGCGGCGTCCAGGTGGCGGGCGACCGCCTCGGGCGGCGTGATGCCGTATTGGCCCAACAGGCGGCGCGCCTCGGCGAAGGTGGTCGGATCGCCCACCGTGGGACCCGACGCGATCACCGCCGGATCGTCCCCGGGAACGTCGGAGATCGCCAGGGTGACGACCCGCGCCGGATGCGCCGCTGCGGCCAAGCGTCCGCCCTTGATCGCGGACAGATGCTTGCGCACGCAATTCATCTCGTCGATCGACGCGCCGCTGGTCAACAGGTCGGCGTTCACCGCGCGTTTATCCTCAAGGCTCACCCCCGGGGCGGGCAGCGTCAGCAAGGCCGAACCACCTCCCGAAATCAAACA
This genomic window from Varunaivibrio sulfuroxidans contains:
- a CDS encoding glycerate kinase type-2 family protein, with protein sequence MQSPDAVLKGMFAACLAAADPGRVLPPHLPVPPHGRTLVVGAGKAAASMALALERHWPRRDALGLPDVEGLVVTRYGHGAPCRRIEVVEAAHPVPDAAGEAAARRMLAMVSGLGADDLVICLISGGGSALLTLPAPGVSLEDKRAVNADLLTSGASIDEMNCVRKHLSAIKGGRLAAAAHPARVVTLAISDVPGDDPAVIASGPTVGDPTTFAEARRLLGQYGITPPEAVARHLDAAEDETPAPDDPRLEGGQTILVATPLRALKAAADFARADGYRVAILGDALEGEARTLGQDHAALACAQVAAGGRGRILLSGGETTVRVTGGGRGGRNVEYLLSLAIALDGLDGVSAMACDTDGIDGTEDNAGAIVRPDTLGRARALGLDPRAMLDDNDAYGFFAALGDLVISGPTRTNVNDFRAVLIAP